From the genome of Bos indicus x Bos taurus breed Angus x Brahman F1 hybrid chromosome 14, Bos_hybrid_MaternalHap_v2.0, whole genome shotgun sequence, one region includes:
- the OTUD6B gene encoding deubiquitinase OTUD6B produces MEAVLTEELDEEEQLVRRHRKEKKELQAKIQSMKNAVPRNDKKRRKQLTEDVAKLEAEMEQKHREELDQLKLTSKESKIDSVAVNISNLVLENQPLRISKAQKRRDKKAALEKEREERIAEAEIENLTGARHVESEKLAQILAARQLEIKQIPSDGHCMYRAIEDQLKEQNGVLTVAALRCQTANYMQSHVEDFLPFLTNPNTGEMYTPEEFGKYCDDIVNTAAWGGQLELRALSHILRTPIEIIQADSPPIVVGEEYPENPLILVYMRHAYGLGEHYNSVTRLVNTATENCS; encoded by the exons ATGGAGGCAGTCTTGACTGAGGAGCTTGATGAAGAGGAACAGCTGGTGAGACGGCATCGCAAAGAGAAGAAGGAGCTGCAAG CCAAAATACAGAGTATGAAGAATGCTGTTCCCAGGAATGACAAAAAGAGGAGGAAGCAACTTACAGAAGATGTTGCTAAGTTAGAAGCAGAAATGGAACAGAAACATAGAGAGGAGCTGGATCAGTTGAAGTTGACTTCTAAAGAGAGTAAA atCGATTCTGTTGCTGTTAATATTTCAAACTTGGTTCTTGAGAATCAGCCACTTCGGATATCAAAAGCACAAAAGAGACGG GACAAAAAGGCTGCATTGGAAAAGGAGCGGGAAGAAAGGATAGCCGAAGCTGAAATTGAAAACTTAACCGGAGCTAGACatgtagaaagtgaaaaacttgCTCAAATATTGGCAGCTAGACAGTTGGAAATTAAACAGATTCCATCTGATGGGCACTGTATGTATAGAGCCATTGAAGATCAGCTGAAAGAGCAGAACGGCGTTCTGACTGTGGCTGCCTTAAGATGTCAGACTGCTAACTATATGCAGAGTCATGTGGAAGACTTTCTGCCATTTTTAACAAATCCTAATACAGGAGAAATGTATACTCcag AAGAGTTTGGAAAGTATTGTGATGATATTGTAAACACAGCTGCTTGGGGGGGTCAACTTGAG CTAAGAGCCCTGTCTCACATTTTACGAACACCAATAGAGATAATACAGGCAGATTCTCCTCCTATAGTAGTTGGTGAAGAATATCCAGAAAATCCATTAATACTTGT TTATATGAGACATGCATATGGCTTAGGAGAACACTACAATTCTGTTACACGGTTGGTGAACACAGCTACTGAAAATTGCAGCTAG